TGTTCACGTCACCGAGCACGGACGCGGTGCTGGCGGCGATCCGGGCGGTGGCGGGGACGGCGGGGGCGCTGCTCATCGTGAAGAACTACACGGGGGACCGGCTCAACTTCGGGCTCGCGGCGGAGCTGGCGCGGGCGGAGGGGATTCCCACGGAAGTGGTGGTGGTGGCGGACGACGTGGCGCTGCGGGACACGGTGGAGCCCGAGCGGCGCCGGGGCATCGCTGGCGTGGTGCTGGTGCACAAGGTGGCGGGGGCGGCGGCCGCGGCGGGAGCGTCGCTGGCGGAGGTGGCGCGCGAGGCCTCCGAAGCAGCCGCGGCGCTGGGCAGCATGGGCGTGGCGCTGGGGCCGTGCACGGTGCCGGCGGCGGGCCAGCCGGGCTTCGCGTTGGGGGAGGGAGAGGTGGAGCTGGGGCTGGGAATCCACGGCGAGCAAGGGGTGCGCCGGGTGGCGTTGCAGCCCGCGGACGTGCTGGCGGACACGATGCTGTCCACCATCGTGGAGGACCGGAAGGTGGGCCGGGGCGACCGGGTGGCGTTGATGGTGAATGGGTTGGGAGGCACGCCGCCCATGGAACTGGCCATCGTGACGCGCCGGGCGCTGGCGTTCCTGGCGGAGCGGGGCGTGACGGTGGAGCGCGCATGGCAGGGAACGTTCCTGTCGGCGCTGGAGATGCCGGGGTGCTCGCTGACGTTGCTGAAAGTGGACGACGCGAGGCTCGCGCGGTTGGACGCGCCGACAGAGGCGCCCGCGTGGCCGGGCCGGGGGCAGGTGGTGACGCGGCGCCAGGTGGTGCCCACGCGCGCCGCGCTGCCGACGGTGGAGGGACATCCGAAGCCGCAGCCGGTGATGTCGCGGGTGCGCGCGGCGGCGCTGGCGGTGGCGGACGCCTGGGACGCGGCGGAGGCTCGGCTGACGGAGCTGGACAGCAAGGCGGGGGATGGAGACCTGGGCTTGAGCCTGGCGCGCGGCGCGGCGGCGATCCGCGCGTTGCCGGAGGGGGCGTGGGCCACACCGTCGGGAGCGTTGACGGAGATGGGGCAGGCGTTGCGCCGGAGCATCGGCGGCAGCTCCGGGCCGTTCTACGCGACGGCGTTGCTGCGGGCGGCGCGCTTCCTGGCGAACAAGCCGGCGGACGCGGCGGCCTGGGCGAAGGCGTTCGAGATGGCGGTGGAGGCGGTGTCGGAGCTGGGCGGGGCGAAGCCGGGAGACCGGACGATGGTGGATGCGCTGCACCCGGCGGCGACGACGTTCGTGCGTGCGGTCCGGGAGGGGAGGGAGCTGGGAGACGCGTGGGCGGAGGCGACACACGCGGCGGAGCAGGGCGCGGAGGCGACCGCGAGCATGTCACCGCGACTGGGCCGGGCCAGCTACCTGGGTGAGCGCGCGAAGGGGGTTCCGGACGCGGGAGCCGTGGCGGTCGTGATCTGGATGAAGGCGCTGGGTGGGCGCGCGGGGTGACGCGGCTCAGGCTTCGTTGTCGGGCAGGAGCGTGAGGAGGAGCGCGTCGTCAGGACCCAAGGGGCGCCAGCCGGCCGGAGGCGGTGATGCGAGGAGTGAGTCTCCCGCGCGGCTTACACTCGCCTCATGGGTTTCCGGCGTGAATGCGCCCAATCGGGCAAGCAGCTTGATCACCTGGAATCGGGTCGCCTCATCCGTGATGACGGGCCAACCCTCGGGGAAATCCCCTGCCACTTCGCGCGCGAAGACATCTCGCAGCAGGCGAGTTACCTGCCGACGCTGCTCCGCCTCGGAGAGCAGACCCTGGAAGACCTGGATCGCGGCGACATCGTCCCTGCCAAGCTCCTGGGCGAGTTCAAGGAGGGGAACGGTGGGACGCGAGTTGGCGAATTCCGTGAGCGAGGCGTGGCCGCGTTCGTGGACTCGCTCGTACAGTCGAACCTTCCAGTTTCCCTGCCACGAGCGTCCGTCGGTCATCGCCGTCTCGCAGGAGCGAAGCTCAGCGGAATGTCATAGATGTCCATGTACTGCGCCACGATGTCCAGGACCTCGTTTCGCGTCAACGTCCGGCCGAGACGGGTTTCCGCTTTGCGGAGTTCACTCATGATGAGTTGATTCCACTCCCTGGGCCACATGCGGCCCAGTCTCCAGTCGCCTCCGCCGTGAATCGCTTCGTGGTGTGACTGCTCCAGCCGGACGCAGAACTGGTCGATGTCCATCTCACCCGTGAACCCGCGCTTCTCGAACCACTCGCGATGCTCCTGCGGCAGGACGTGGTGCCTGGGGGCGCTGGACATCCCGGCTCCGGCCCTGCCGGTCTCGTGCATGGCGCGGACTTCGGGGCTGTCTCCCAGTGCCTCGCGGACACCCTTCGGCAGGTCCTGCTTCGCCTGCGACATCAGCACCTGACCCGCGTGGATGCGGACCGCGGCGCTGACGACGGGCGCGGAGATGACTCCCGCTTGTACCAGCCTGCGCATCCGCTCGACCCATTCGGCGGTGACGACGACGCGCGAGCCCATCATCACGCCTCCCGAGCCCATCACGAGCCCGACTCCCAGCGTGACGGGAGCGGCGGGCGGCGGCCTTGGCAGCGTCGCCTTCAGGGCTGAAACCAGCGTGAGCATTTCGAGGACCTGGGCCGCCGCGACGACGCGACCGCCACGCTCCATCGCCACGCGCGCGCCTTCCTGGATGGATTGGAACTCCAGGGTGAGCTGCCCCATCAGTCCGGGCATCGCTGTCGCCGTGGCCTGCACCTTGTCGGGGTCCATGGACGCGAGCGCTGTCATCGTGGGCTCGATCCGCTTCTGCACTCGGTCCAGGTCCACGAACAGCCGCTCGACTCCGTAGAAGGGGCAGTCCTTCTGAATGACCTCCGCGAGCCGCAGGAAGTCGATCCATGTGGCCAGAAGCATCGCGCCACTCATGACCGCTTCGAGACGCGGACCTGTCAGGCGGAGGATGGCCGCTCGCATGTCCGCGTCCTCAACCGACTCCGCGGCGCCCGCGAGCGACGTCACTCTCGCGGTCGTGCCCCGCAGCCATGGCACCTGGATGGCGCCGTAGTCGGTGTACCGGGTGAAGACGCCGTCGGAACCTCCCAGGCCCTTCGTGTTCTCCGCGAGCCTGGGGAGCGTCCTGGCGACACCCTCCACCGTGCCCGTCACGTCCTTGAGGGCTTCGATGACTGCTTGATGGATGAGCGGATCGACTGGGTCGGCAGCCGGGCGGATCCGGGGGGCCGCAGTTCGCCGTCGCTCCGGGATAGCGTCGGATGCGAAGGCCGCTCTCTGGCGGAACACCCGCGAGCCACTGCGACGCTCAGGCGCCTCCACGCCCGCGCATCCCGAGACCAGCAACACCGCGCACAACACCCAGACCCCATCGCGCATGGGCTCGGGGCCTATCCGGGAATCCGTACAGGCGCCACCCGGCGCGCGGGACGCCGGGCCGGGAGTACGTCGATGAGCGACTGGGCTTCTTCCCAGCCCACGCTGGGCAGGATGACGTGTGAACCCGCGACGTCGATTCGCACGTGCCCGATGCCGTAGCCGCGCTCCAGCGGTCCCTGTCTTGCTCTCACGGACTGGATGCGCGCGCGCTGCACCACCGTCGTGCGCCTGCGCCAGAAACCCTGGCGCACCACCACCAGGGCCTCCGTGATGAGCCATCCCTGGAAGCGCCAGTCGAACCAGGCTCCCAACAACTGCGCGGGCAGCAGGAGCCAGGCCACCGCGCCCCAGGCTCCCCAGAACCAGGTCGCTGGCGCCGCCACCAGCACGCTCAGGCCCACCGCGCGGATCCTTGCCCGCAGGAGTGCCTTGGGATGCGCTCGCTGGAATGGCATGGCGTCGGGCAACTCCGGCACGAACTCCCGCAGCAGCTCCGGCATCCGCGCCGTGGGCACCACGGGCACCAGCAGCTCCGCGCGGTCCGCGGCTTCCTTGCCCGTGCGGACGCCCGCCGTCTCCACCTCCACCGAACCGAAGCCCAGCGTGCGGCGCAGGAGCGGTTCGTCCAGCACCACCTGCTGGATGCGCGCACGCCGTACCGTGACCTGCCTGCGGGTGATCAGTCCTCCCACCGCTCGCAGGTGCGTGCCCGTGTCCACCAGCCGGAAGCCGTGGAACTGCAACACGGCGCGCGCGCCGCTCACCAGCCACAGACCGAACAGCCCCGCGAGCGCCGCCACCGCCGCGGCCAGCCAGCCCATGCCCGGCGCCGCCACCGCGTTCCAGTGCGCCTCCATCCACGGCAGCAGCAGCTTGTGGAAGGTCTCCGTGATTTCATGCAGCGCGCCCATCACCACCGCGATGACGCCCAACCCCAACGCGGTGGCTCCGTAGAGCAGCAGGTCTCCCAGGTGGGCCTCGGAGAGCACGCGCTCCTCCGGCGCGGCTTCTCCGGGCAGGAGCACCGTCGCGGGGCCTTCGCCTCGCACGGTCTGGAGCGCGTGGATCAACGCCTGTGCTTCCTCCGGCGTCAGTCCTCGCAGGTGGCCGTCCGCCTTGCCTCCGGAGGCCGTCTCCACCTTCACCTCCACCAGCCCGAGCAGCTTCGACACGAAGGGCTGCAAGACCTCCGTGTTCTGCACCCGCGCGGCTTCGATGAAACGTGAGGTGCGCGTGAAGATGCCCGATCGGATCTCCAACTGGGCGCCCACCATTCGATAGCTCAGCGTCGCCACTTCGTAGAGCCCGGCGGCGAGCAGCAGCATCGCCAGGGTCAGCACGATCACCCAGAGGACCACCGGCAGGCCGCGCTCACCCGCGAAGTACGTGGGCAACAGCGCGCCCAGGAGCATGCGGCCAATCGTCCCCGACAGGGGCACCAGCGCCGCGAGCGGCGCCTTCGCGCTCAGCCGCTTCCAAGGCACCTCCTCCGGTGCGGCCAGCGCCACCGGCTCAGACGACATCGTCGGCCTCGCGCCGCACCAACCGCTCGCGCAGGAAGTCCGCGGTCTCCCGCGTCAGGCCGGGGATCTCTCCGTCCGCGCCACTGCCCGCCGCCGTGTAGATCTGCAGACGCGCGAGCCCCAGTGAGCGCTCGATGGGGCCCTGGTGCACGTCCACGTGCTGGATGCGCCCCGCGGGGATGGACACCACCTCGTGCAGGAGCACGCCGTGGGAGATGACCAGGTCGTGCTCGCGCAGCGCCCAGCCCCAGCGCTCATGCGCGCGCTGCGGATACCACGCCGTCAACACGCTCAAGCCCAACACCACCGCGCATGGCAGCAGGAACGGCCAGCGCTCGTTGCCGGCGAAGCTCAACCCCAGCGCCACGGCGAACGCGACTCCCCCGTAGATGGCCATGCGCAGCAGCGCCCGGATGCGGAACAGCATGAGCGCTCCGCGAGGGAGGCGTTCCAGCGTCGGCAGGGGGGCGGTCATGGAAACCTCCGGGGGGAGGCCCGAATCTACTCCATCAAGCCCGTGAAGCTGAACTGGGCTTCATGTCACGGCGCCTGACGCAGGCCGAACGCGGCCCGGTGCGGGTCCTCGCACGCGGCGACACGTGTTCCATCGGGCATGACGTGGGGGCCGTTGTTGGCCACGACTCCGCCACCTTCGACGACCGTCGCGAGTGCTCGGTCCAGGTCGTCGGCAGCGAAGTAGAAGAGCCAGTGCGGATGGATGTGCGGGAGGCGCGCGGTGCTGCACGCCGCGCCAACGTTGCGCCCGTCCTCGCGCCAGGTGAACTGTTGATACGTCCCGACCTCGGGAGCGAGCTGGAGCGCTTCCGTGGGCCGCCAGCCGAACAGGTCGCGGTAGTGGGCGAAGGCTCGGACGTGGTCGGCCGTGTGCAGTTCGTGCCACGCCAACTCGCGGTGCACCTCACGCCCGGCCCGGGAGGTCAGCGCGACCACGGCACCCAGGGGATCCCTCAGCACGGTGGAGGCGACACCCTCCGCGGACCTCCGGGGCGGTCCGAGCCGCTCCGCTCCGAGCGCGACGAAGCGCTGCACGGAGCGCTCCACGTCGGCGACGCCGATGTGCCCCAGCCAGTGACTCGGGGCACCGC
The sequence above is drawn from the Corallococcus sp. NCRR genome and encodes:
- a CDS encoding DUF2380 domain-containing protein, producing MTGTVEGVARTLPRLAENTKGLGGSDGVFTRYTDYGAIQVPWLRGTTARVTSLAGAAESVEDADMRAAILRLTGPRLEAVMSGAMLLATWIDFLRLAEVIQKDCPFYGVERLFVDLDRVQKRIEPTMTALASMDPDKVQATATAMPGLMGQLTLEFQSIQEGARVAMERGGRVVAAAQVLEMLTLVSALKATLPRPPPAAPVTLGVGLVMGSGGVMMGSRVVVTAEWVERMRRLVQAGVISAPVVSAAVRIHAGQVLMSQAKQDLPKGVREALGDSPEVRAMHETGRAGAGMSSAPRHHVLPQEHREWFEKRGFTGEMDIDQFCVRLEQSHHEAIHGGGDWRLGRMWPREWNQLIMSELRKAETRLGRTLTRNEVLDIVAQYMDIYDIPLSFAPARRR
- a CDS encoding NUDIX hydrolase, whose protein sequence is MTDGRSWQGNWKVRLYERVHERGHASLTEFANSRPTVPLLELAQELGRDDVAAIQVFQGLLSEAEQRRQVTRLLRDVFAREVAGDFPEGWPVITDEATRFQVIKLLARLGAFTPETHEASVSRAGDSLLASPPPAGWRPLGPDDALLLTLLPDNEA
- a CDS encoding PH domain-containing protein translates to MSSEPVALAAPEEVPWKRLSAKAPLAALVPLSGTIGRMLLGALLPTYFAGERGLPVVLWVIVLTLAMLLLAAGLYEVATLSYRMVGAQLEIRSGIFTRTSRFIEAARVQNTEVLQPFVSKLLGLVEVKVETASGGKADGHLRGLTPEEAQALIHALQTVRGEGPATVLLPGEAAPEERVLSEAHLGDLLLYGATALGLGVIAVVMGALHEITETFHKLLLPWMEAHWNAVAAPGMGWLAAAVAALAGLFGLWLVSGARAVLQFHGFRLVDTGTHLRAVGGLITRRQVTVRRARIQQVVLDEPLLRRTLGFGSVEVETAGVRTGKEAADRAELLVPVVPTARMPELLREFVPELPDAMPFQRAHPKALLRARIRAVGLSVLVAAPATWFWGAWGAVAWLLLPAQLLGAWFDWRFQGWLITEALVVVRQGFWRRRTTVVQRARIQSVRARQGPLERGYGIGHVRIDVAGSHVILPSVGWEEAQSLIDVLPARRPARRVAPVRIPG
- a CDS encoding PH domain-containing protein yields the protein MTAPLPTLERLPRGALMLFRIRALLRMAIYGGVAFAVALGLSFAGNERWPFLLPCAVVLGLSVLTAWYPQRAHERWGWALREHDLVISHGVLLHEVVSIPAGRIQHVDVHQGPIERSLGLARLQIYTAAGSGADGEIPGLTRETADFLRERLVRREADDVV
- a CDS encoding VOC family protein, with protein sequence MTNGFCWYELRSPRPDEARRFYVSVLGTHFVQEISQLPEAAAARGAPSHWLGHIGVADVERSVQRFVALGAERLGPPRRSAEGVASTVLRDPLGAVVALTSRAGREVHRELAWHELHTADHVRAFAHYRDLFGWRPTEALQLAPEVGTYQQFTWREDGRNVGAACSTARLPHIHPHWLFYFAADDLDRALATVVEGGGVVANNGPHVMPDGTRVAACEDPHRAAFGLRQAP
- the dhaL gene encoding dihydroxyacetone kinase subunit DhaL, with the protein product MKKLVNAPRAVVQEMLEGFLALSPGQALLEGETVVVRADVPAALGARRVAVLSGGGSGHEPAHAGYVGTGMLHAAVAGDVFTSPSTDAVLAAIRAVAGTAGALLIVKNYTGDRLNFGLAAELARAEGIPTEVVVVADDVALRDTVEPERRRGIAGVVLVHKVAGAAAAAGASLAEVAREASEAAAALGSMGVALGPCTVPAAGQPGFALGEGEVELGLGIHGEQGVRRVALQPADVLADTMLSTIVEDRKVGRGDRVALMVNGLGGTPPMELAIVTRRALAFLAERGVTVERAWQGTFLSALEMPGCSLTLLKVDDARLARLDAPTEAPAWPGRGQVVTRRQVVPTRAALPTVEGHPKPQPVMSRVRAAALAVADAWDAAEARLTELDSKAGDGDLGLSLARGAAAIRALPEGAWATPSGALTEMGQALRRSIGGSSGPFYATALLRAARFLANKPADAAAWAKAFEMAVEAVSELGGAKPGDRTMVDALHPAATTFVRAVREGRELGDAWAEATHAAEQGAEATASMSPRLGRASYLGERAKGVPDAGAVAVVIWMKALGGRAG